CGGTGGCGTACACGCATCCGATCTGCCGGCGGGCACGTCGGAACGGGTGGTCGCTTCGGTGCGGTCACTGGTGCAGGCGGGGCTGGTGCAGGCGGCGATGTCGGACATCACCAGGACCATGTTGGAAAACCGCTTTAACGACGATCAGGTGCTGGCGGTACACCGACTGTTCTTGAACGCGGCGGCACAGGACCTTCCGACAGCTCCGCTGACCGGCAAAATACTGGAGGGTATTTCAAAGCGCATTTCACCCGAGCGCATTGTCTTGGCTGTCGAAAATGTACATGCCCGCCAGTTGTTCGCCCTGGATCAGGGCAAGCGGGTTGCCGACAGTGTTTCAGTCGCCAAAGATCTGGCTGATGTGTATGCGGCTTCTCTGTCCGCCGGATTGACCCGTGCAGATGCAGAAGCGATCACGGGCCAACTGGAACGGATGACCGCGGGAAAGGGGTCGACCGACGGGTACGCCCTTTCCATGGCGACCATGAAAACAGCCCGGGACATGGCGCGTCTGGGGGTGCATAGCGACACGCTGACAGGCCTCCTATCCGGTGCTTTAAACCAGGGGTTCGACGCCGGCGGCATGGAAGCGATGCACCAATCCTTTCTTGCCGATGCACGGCAGGCCGATGCGGAAACATTGGCGACAGCCTATGGGAATGCCATCAAGAGCGGCACGGGGTTTGGCGTCAACGCATCCGGCGGTCGGACCGGCCGGGGCGAGGTCTCCGGGCATGAAGGCGGGGCGGACGGGACCGGCGGATCGGGTGCCGGAGACGGTGCGGGCTCGGGCGGCAGCGCCGGGGGGAGCGGCAGCGATGGCGGACAGGGCAGCGGCGGTGGGTCCGGGAGTACAGGCGCCGGCGGCAATGCGGGCGCCGGTGGGGGTGCCGGTTCCGGAAACGGCGGCGGTCCCGGCGGAGCAGGATCCGGGCACTGATAGACCTTCCGGTGGCGCATACTGCAGAGGCCAGAGATGGGATGCCTTAAGCGAGAGCGATTGCACCACAAAGGCACGAAGAACACAAAGAATAACGTTACCCTGCGGGACTTGCGGGAGGCTGCCGGCCAGAGACCGGAAGTCAGAAGTCAGCGGTCGGAGGTCGGAGATCAGAGGTCAGATGCTTTGACGACAAAGTCCATCAGGGCGGGTCGGCAGGGTTTGAGGATTTGTCGATATCGATAATCCTGCTGTGCAGGTAATCCTTGGTTTCATACCTGGTGATGTTCATGAGCTTCCTGGTGATGTCGCTCAATTTATTCACCTGATCCTGGATTTTTTCTATTTTTTCGTACAGCGGGTCGTCGCAGGGTGTTTTCATGACCAGGAGGTCGGCGTATCCGGTGATCGCCATCAGGGGCTGATTTAGTTCGTGACACACGGCGCCGGCCATTTCAACCACGCCCTGCAACCGTGCGTGCTCCTTTTGGGCTTCTTCCCCCATGATCCTCGCGGTGATGTCATGCAGGACAATAAGCCTGCCGATGTGTTTCCCTTTTTTATCCTCGAGGTCGGAGATGCGTAGATCTATAAAGTGCTTCTCCCTTTCCATTTCCAGGCAGATTACGCCCGGTTCGATCCTTTTCGCGTCGAGGTGAAACAGGGGGGTGCCATCGAAGAGATCATCGAGTCTTTTTCCGATGGCCGTTACGGCATCGATGGCAAGTTTGGATGCCGCCGCCGGGTTGATGTCGATCAGGCGGTCTTTTTCGTCGACCACCATGATAGGGTCGCCTATTCCATCGAAGATTTCCGATTTGGCAACCGGCAGAATGTCCAGCAGGCTGTAGCGGAAGAACCCCCATGCCATGGCGACCGCCACGAGGGAAAAGGCCAACGGCCCGATATCCATGTTGGGAACGGGACTGTTGCCTGATACGTATATGGCGTTCACCACCCACACGATTACCACCGCCGACAGCATAATGCCTGCCTGCGACCGGTGGAATCCGGAAGACATGACCACCTGCCTGATCAGTAACAAGCTCAGGATGGCCATCAGGGTGTAATGGTAGCCGATGGTCAGCCACCACAGGATGCCGTGCTCGAGGCCCAGCATGGGAAACGGGCCGGTTTCGATTTTGTAGTGCTGTAGAAAAAACAGCTGATGAAAGCCGTTGGTCCAGACAACCAGGACGATCAGGCCCGCAATGCCAAACAATATGGCCGGTATTTTAGAGGAAATCTGCCTTTCATACCCGAAGACGGCAAAACCGAACAGAAGCGCCAGGGGCGGGCACAGCGCGATGCCGACATACTGCACCCCGGTGATGAAAAGATCGGTTTCGACGTCGAAGCCGAAATAGAGCATTCCTTCCGTGGCGGCCCAGAAGGAGGCGGCCAGGCAGAGCAGGGTCAGATACCCGGCACCGCGGGCCTTTCTTCTGGACAGGGTATACATACCAACCGCCAGTATGAACGCCGCAGCTGTAAAAAAAGGAAGCGCGTACGCAAGGCGAATATGCATGGGAGCACCTTGTTTTTCTACGACCTGAATTCATGTACGATCAAGTTCCCGATACCTATCAAAGAATGGCAATGAAAATCAATCTGTGTTTCGAATTCCCGTAAATTGCAAAAACGTTCCTGCTGTGTTAAAAGATATATTTAATTGTTTATAGTTTTCAATGCGTTATATTATAATCAGGGGCGGGCATGAAGCTGCGCGATACGTGTGGCCAGTTGGCCGCCGAGGTCGAATACGCGTTTGCCATGATGAGAATAAAAGACTGATAATCGCTTCGGAATGAAACCCTGGTCGAGATTGACTGTCAAAAGAGGAGGGAGCCGTATGTTTGAACCACAGCCTTTCAATGTGCAGATACCGGAAACGGTGATCGACGATCTGAAAAAGCGTCTGGCGCTCACCCGGTGGCCCGACGAAATATCCGGGACCGGGTGGCGTTACGGTGCGAACCTGGCCTATCTGCAGGAATTGGCGGAATACTGGCAAAACGAATACGACTGGAGGACTCACGAGAAAATTTTAAACGGCTTCAGACAGTTCACGGTCACGATCGAAGACATCACCCTGCATTACATTCACCAGGAAGGGGTGGGGCCGGATCCGCTGCCCTTGCTCATCAGCCACGGGTGGCCGGGTTCTGTATGGGAATTTACCAAGATTATCGGGCCGCTGACCGATCCGGCCCGCTTCGGCGGCGATCCCGGCGACGCTTTCACCGTGGTGGCGCCGTCATTACCGGGGTATGGATTTTCCCACACCCCCGGCCAGCGCCGTCTGACCATAGAAGAGATGGCGGACCTGTTTGCCCGGCTGATGGGCGATGTGCTCGGGTATTCCCGCTTTGCGGCCCAGGGAGGAGACTGGGGATCTTTTGTCACCGCGCGTTTGGGCTATGCCCATCCGGAAAAGCTGGCGGGCATCCACCTGAACATGCTGCCCCTCTCCCCGCACCCGGCGGACCGCACGACGCTCTCGGATGCCGAGGCCGATTTTCTCAAGGAAGGGGAACGGTTCCGGAAGGAGGAGACGGGTTACCAGTGGATTCAGGGGACAAAACCCCAAACCCTGGCTTACGGCCTGTGCGATTCCCCCGTCGGTATCGCCGCCTGGATTGCGGAAAAATTTCACACCTGGACGGATTGCGGCGGCAATCTCGAAAGCCGGATAACCAAAGACGACCTGCTCACCAATGTCATGATCTACTGGGTTTCGAACACGATCAACAGCTCATTTTACCCGTATTACCAGCTTCTGCACCGTCCCTGGCGGTTGGGCCGCGGAGAAAAAATAACCGTGCCTGCGGCGTTCGCCGCTTTTCCGGCGGAGATCCTGCGGCCCCCCCGCGAGTGGGTGGAAAGACTTTTCAACGTCAAGCGCTGGACCCCCATGCCCGCCGGGGGGCATTTTGCCGCCCTGGAGGAACCCGAACGGCTGGTGGATGACATCCGGGCCTTTTTCCGGGAGTTGAGGTAAACCCCGGCGCTGCAACTATGGGGTACAGACCGGAAGCGGCTGCCTTTCACACGTCATAGAGGATTTCCCAGTAGCGGTCGAAGTGCGGATCCGTCTGGCTGTAGCGGTAGTAGAGGGTTTTGCCGGCGCCGCGGCCGTTGTTGGCGTCTTCTTTCCAGTAGCGCAGCAGGATCGCGGGCTCCAGGTCAGCGCCCCCCTCGCCGCCTTCTTTTTCGGCCGGCACCTTGATCCATTGCTCCCTTTCTTCGATCACCTTCCAGACGGTATCGTGCTGCCGGCTCCTGACCCGCTCACCGACTCTCGGGAGGGCCAGGGCTTCCCTGAGATCCTTGAACCGGTAGGAATACCTCTCGCCGTGATCGAGAACGCTGTCCCCAAGCACCATGATCCCGAGGGCGCCGATCGGGGCGGTGAGCAGGATGGACAGCACGGCTACGGCCAGAATGACATCGCCGGAGGCGACGCCGGCAGCCAGGGGGACGGCTCCGATGGCGGCCTGGACCGTGGCTTTGGGAATATAGGCCACCACGCAGAACAGTTTTTCCCTGAAATCCAGGTCGGTGCCGAACAAGGAGATGTAGGTTCCCACGCTTCGGAACAAAAGCCCGACGGCGATGACGGCCATCCCGGCCAGGCCGGCTTTCCAGGCCACGTGGATGTTGACCTGGGCGCCGACCAGCACGAAAAGCAGAAGCTCTGCGAACACCCAGATCTTTTTGAGCTTCTGGGAGATGATGTGGGCGATGGCTTCGGACTTTTCGAGAATGACAAAGCCGATCGCCATGACGCCCAACAGGCTCGCAATCGGAACGAGGTGCTCCAGGGCCTTCTCCGTCCAGACCAGCAGGATGGCCGTTCCCGTCACGACGATGGTTCTTTTGGGCGGACGAAAGTCGAATCTGCTGAAGAGAAGATAGAGGAAATAGCCCGCTATCAGGCCGGCGACGACTCCCAAGACGATGCTGACAGGGATCTCGGCGAGTTTGGCGAGAAGGTTGACCTCTCCCCCCCCGTACATGCCCAGAAAGGCCGTAAACAGGACGATCACGAAGACGTCGTCCACGGACGAGGCCCCCAGGATCATGGACGGGATGCCTTTTTGGGTGCCCCGGCCCCGATCCATGAAGTCGATCATCAGCGGGACGACCACCGCCGGGGAGACCGCCCCCAGAATGGCGCCGAGGATGGCGCCTTCCAGAAGGGTGATTCCCAGGAGCCGCGGGGCTACCAGCGTGACGCCGACGATCTCGAAAATTGCGGGCACGGCGCTCATGGTCAATGCGGCCCTTCCGACGCGGTGAAGCGTGTCTTTGCGAAGCTCGAAACCGGCCCGCAGCAGAATGACGATAAGGGCGATTTTGCGAAAATCTCCGGAAACCGACAGCATTTCCGGAGACAGCAGGTTCAGCACATAGGGCCCGGCCGCAACACCCACCAGCAGCATTCCCACCAGTCCGGGAAGCTTGAGCTTCCGGAACAGATAATCCCCTGCCAGACCGAGAAGAACGATCAAAGCGATACCGAACGCCATAAGACCTCCTGGAATAAAAAAAGCCCTGCCAGGTGGCGGCCTCACAGGACATCGAAATAAAAAAACCCACCTGGCTGTTCAGGTGGGGCGGAGATACAGGACTCCTACCCCGTAACGCGCTGTGGTAGAAGTCATCAGCCCCCGGGAAGGGGCGGTTGTCGGCAGACTTCATTGCCGGATCGAAGCCCACCCTATCGCAGGGCAAAAAGGCTGTCAATATGCTTCGGGGAAAACATGCGGCGCTTGTGTCGGGACAGGCAAATGGTTGGTTGACCTCATATAAGACTGGCGGGAAAGCCCCTATAATCTAGAAAACGGCAGTCCAAGAAATCCGAGTAGTGCAAGTGCGGTGAAAGCCGCTCCCGCTAAAAAAGTGGCCGGTGCGCCGAATGCGGTCCAAAGGCCCCCTGCGATGACACTCGCCAGCAATAAGGCGCCGCCACTGGCAAGATTGAAAATTCCAAAGGCCGTACCAAGAAACTCGGAAGGGGCGTTGTCGGCCACGAGTTTGGCGAAAATTCCCTGCGTGAGCCCCATATGCACGCCCCAGAATGCCACGCCGATCAATGCCTGCAACGGGGTTGTGGCAAAGGCCAGGAGGAGGTCCGCCACAAGCAGCATCCCGAGTCCTATCATGAGAAGGGTCATCTGATTGAGATGATCGGCGGCGACGCCCGCCGGATAGGAAGTCAGCGTATAGGCAATATTCATCACGATCAGCACCAGAGGAACGTATGCAAGCGTCAACCCGATTTCTTGTACACGAAGTACCAGGAATGCTTCACTGAAGCGGGCCAGCGTGAATGTCGTACCGAGCACGATGATAAACCAGTAGCGCATCGGCAGACGCTTGACCTCTGCGAAAATCATGGGTTTTCGAATGCCGTCATTGTGTGCGGGCGCTCCGGGCTCCTTGACCCCAAAGCCAAGCAGCGCCACGGCGGCAAAAGCAGGAATGACCGCGACCCACAGCACCGCTCTGATATTGTTGGACAACCATGCCATGAATGCCACTGCGGCAAGTGGCCCGATCAGTGCACCGAGAGAATCCAGCGACTGCCTGAGCCCGTAGGCCGCCCCCCGGCGTTCAGGAGGCGCAATGTCGGCCACCAGGGCATCCCGGGGCGCCCCGCGAATGCCTTTACCGATACGGTCTATGAATCTGGCGGCAAACACCCAGCCAATGGTGTTGGCCAGCGGAAAAATCGGCTTTGTGAGCGCTGCGAGGCCGTAGCCGATCCCCGCGAGCCACTTGCGCTTTCCAAGGTAGTCGCTGATTGCTCCCGAAAATACTTTCGTCATTGCAGCCGTCGCCTCGGCAACTCCCTCGATAAGACCGATGGTGGTCATGGAGGCTCCCAGGACGGTCGCCATGAATACCGGCAGCAGGCTGTGAATGAGCTCCGAAGAGATGTCCATGCACATGGAGACGAGGCCCAGCACCCAAATGCCCGCGGGCAGACCACGGAACAGGCCCGCCGCGGCAGGGGCGGCTTTCCCGGCATTTTTCGATGGCGCGCTCATCCGCTGATTATAGGCGATCTGCTGTTTATTTACAATGGCAGTGCGTTTTTTTACCGAATTGAAGGGTCGGGGTGCTTCGGCTTAGAACGCTCGACTCAGGTTAGGCATAGCAGCCCACGAACTCGCCGCAACGGGCATTGAAAAATTCCATGGCCTCATCGACCGTGTCGAAGATGATCCAGTCATGACGAATGGTCCTTTCACCTTTTTTGCGGATCCGTTCGATCTCGGTGCTCCCGAAATATTCAAATTGATCGTGATAATCCGGATACAATTCATGCTTCCTCATGTTTATCCTCCTATTGCTGTATGATTTAGCCCAGATTACCATATGGGTTTGACAGATCCGGTCACAGTGCTGTAGATTTTTATTTGTTGGAGAACGCAGGGGAGCATAGGTCAGGGAAGAGAAATCAGAGGTCGGAGGTCGGAAAACGGAGAATAGAAGACCGATGATGATAAACTCAGCTGATGAGCTAAACGTGTATACACGGCAGGGTTAAAACCCTGCGCTACATAGCCGTGGGCTATATGCTATGCAGACCAGGGCTTCATCCCTGAAAAAATAAATCGCCTTATGCCTTGGGCCATACGTTTTAGGTCTCACGGTTCACAGGCGAGTAGGGAGTGTCTTCCAGTAGGGAGTATGGAGTAAGCGTCTGCTATAAGAAAAAAACACTCCCTCCTCCTTACTGATTTCTGACTTGTGTTCCCTGTCCTTATCACGAAGGGTGTTGCATGGACCAATTTGATGGGATCAGCTTGAAGACGCGGTTGTATGTGTTGATTCTGGCCGCTTTCATTCCCGTGACGTTTCTCATCGTCTATGTTGCCGAGGAGCAAAAAGCGATCGAGAAAGAGGCCATTTTGCACAGAACCAAGCTGATGGCCCAAGGGGTGGCCGAAGCGGAAAACCTGCAGATGATGGCCACCCGCGATCTTATGGCTGCCTTGGCCGGGGCATATCTGCTGGCCGATGGTCGCCCGAAGAAAATGTCGGTGTTCCTTTCCAATCTGCGCAGCCAATCCGATATGTACGCGGTATTAGGCATTCTCGACACGAACGGGCGACTGGTTGCAGGTGACGGCTCTGCCGCCATGACGCATGATTACGGCAACCAGGACTGGTTTTCCACCTGCCTGGAACAGAAACGGTTGACCATGGGGCCTTATCACGGCGAGCATGTCGACGGCGCGCCGGTACTCTATTTCGCCGAACCCATTTCCAACCGCCGCGGGAAAATTGCGGCCGTGGCCTTTGTTGCCATAAACCTGAACCGGATAAGCCGCAGCCTTTTCGAGCAGCTGTCCGAACTGCCTCCGGGCTCCCGGCTGACCCTGGTGGATGAGCGGCAGGTGCTGCTGCGCTATGCCGTGGAAACCGCCCGCTGGTCTGAAGCACAATATGTGGATCCCTCGCTGCAGCAGCAGATCGCCAACCAGGCCTCGGGGGTACTGGTGGCCGAGGATGAAAAGGGCATGCCGAGAATTTACGCCTTTGCCCACCTGGAAAGTGCCTTGCAGCCACGCCGGATCGCCGTTGTCCTGGAAATTCCCCGGTCAGTGGCCCTGGCGGCATCCAGTCGCACCTTTGTTAGCAATTTGATCTTGCTGATCGTTTCGGCGCTCATGGCCATTCTATCTATCTGGTGGGCTGCCAACCGTTTCATTCTGAGACGGGTCGGCGCCATCGTTCGCGCCAACCGCCGCCTGATCGCGGGTGATTTTCGGGCGCGCGTCGGTCGAATCGGCGCCAACGACGAGATCGGTCATCTGGCAGGCGTCTTCGACGAAATGGCTGCATCGCTGCAGATGCGTATTGAAAGGGAGGAACAGGTGACAACCTCCCTGAAGCACTCCCGGGAGCAGCTTCGCCGGTTGTCCGCCCACCAGAACGATATCCGTGAACATGAGCGCATCCGTATTGCGCGTGAGATTCACGATCAGCTCGGCCAGTCCCTGACTATCTTGAAAATGGACCTGGCCTGGCTGAAGAGACGGTTGCCGGCCGGCGACGGCATCCTGAAGGAAAAAATAGAGGTCATGGTCCGGCTGATCGGCGAATCCTTGGATAAACTGCATGAGGTCACCGCCGAGTTGAGGCCGGTGATCCTGGATGATTTCGGACTGGCCGCCGCCATCGAATGGCAGTTGGAAATCGTTCTCCAACGCAGCGGTATCGGCTGCCGTTTGCAAAACAACGGCTACGAACCGGATCTGTCCAGGGATCAGGCAACGGCCCTCTTTCGAATATTCCAGGAACTTCTGACCAACATCATTCGTCATGCGGAAGCCAGTGATGTGGTCGTACGCCTGGAAGAGAGGAACGGAGAACTCAGGATGCAGGTGGCGGACAACGGCCGCGGAATCACCGAGGATGAAATCAACTCACCCCACGCATTCGGGTTGCTGGGTATTCGCGAACGCCTCTACCCGCTGGGTGGTAAGGCCGTTTTCGAGGGGCGCCCCGGGCAGGGAACCCGCGCCACCATCTATCTGCCCCTGAATCAACCCCAACGCCGAGGGCAAAAAGGAGACACAACATGATCAACGTCGTTATCACCGACGATCATCCCGTCGTGCGGGCCGGCCTGAAGCAGATTATCATGGAAGAGCCAGATATCGCCGTTGCCGGGGAGGCATCCAACGGCATAGAGCTGCTCAACCTGATTCGCCATCATGACTATGACGTTATCCTGCTGGACCTGACGATGCCCGGTATGGACGGGCTGGATGTCCTGAAACAGCTGAAGATCGAAAGGCCTCAACTGCCGGTGGTCATCCTGACCATCCACCCGGAATCCCAATACGCTTTGAGAATATTGAAGGCCGGTGCATCCGGGTATCTCACCAAGTCGAGCGCCGACGAGGAGCTGATCAGGGCCATCCGCAAGGTGCACCGGGGCGGTAAATATATCAGCCCTTCCCTTGCGGAAAAGATTGCGTTTGCGCTGGATGACAACACGAATCAATCGCCCCATGAAACCCTGTCCGATCGCGAGTACCAGGTGCTGTGCCTGATCGGATCCGGAAAAACCGTCACCCAGGTTGCCGATTCACTGGCGTTGAGCGTAAAAACAGTCAGCACATATCGCGCCCGCATCCTCGAGAAAATGCACATGGAAAACAATGCCGAGCTGATTCACTACGCTGTTCAGAACGATCTGGTGGAGTAGGGAGTAAGGAGAAATCAGTAAGGAGGAGGGAGTGTTTTTTGCTTATAGCTTGTGACCTCCGACTTCTTGCAACCCCCCGCAGAGCAAAAATATTTTCTGCGGGGTCTGCAAGATGATTGCCCTTGCTTCAAGCCGATAGCCCCTTGCGAGCCCCGCAGGGTGACGTTATTCTTTGTGTCCTTTGTGGCTTTGTGGTTCAATCTCTCTTGCCCCATGCTTCCGCCCCCCCCGCCCTCCGGCCTCTGTTCCCTTTCCACAGCAAGCGTTTTGCTG
The genomic region above belongs to Deltaproteobacteria bacterium and contains:
- a CDS encoding MFS transporter — protein: MSAPSKNAGKAAPAAAGLFRGLPAGIWVLGLVSMCMDISSELIHSLLPVFMATVLGASMTTIGLIEGVAEATAAMTKVFSGAISDYLGKRKWLAGIGYGLAALTKPIFPLANTIGWVFAARFIDRIGKGIRGAPRDALVADIAPPERRGAAYGLRQSLDSLGALIGPLAAVAFMAWLSNNIRAVLWVAVIPAFAAVALLGFGVKEPGAPAHNDGIRKPMIFAEVKRLPMRYWFIIVLGTTFTLARFSEAFLVLRVQEIGLTLAYVPLVLIVMNIAYTLTSYPAGVAADHLNQMTLLMIGLGMLLVADLLLAFATTPLQALIGVAFWGVHMGLTQGIFAKLVADNAPSEFLGTAFGIFNLASGGALLLASVIAGGLWTAFGAPATFLAGAAFTALALLGFLGLPFSRL
- a CDS encoding histidine kinase, with amino-acid sequence MDQFDGISLKTRLYVLILAAFIPVTFLIVYVAEEQKAIEKEAILHRTKLMAQGVAEAENLQMMATRDLMAALAGAYLLADGRPKKMSVFLSNLRSQSDMYAVLGILDTNGRLVAGDGSAAMTHDYGNQDWFSTCLEQKRLTMGPYHGEHVDGAPVLYFAEPISNRRGKIAAVAFVAINLNRISRSLFEQLSELPPGSRLTLVDERQVLLRYAVETARWSEAQYVDPSLQQQIANQASGVLVAEDEKGMPRIYAFAHLESALQPRRIAVVLEIPRSVALAASSRTFVSNLILLIVSALMAILSIWWAANRFILRRVGAIVRANRRLIAGDFRARVGRIGANDEIGHLAGVFDEMAASLQMRIEREEQVTTSLKHSREQLRRLSAHQNDIREHERIRIAREIHDQLGQSLTILKMDLAWLKRRLPAGDGILKEKIEVMVRLIGESLDKLHEVTAELRPVILDDFGLAAAIEWQLEIVLQRSGIGCRLQNNGYEPDLSRDQATALFRIFQELLTNIIRHAEASDVVVRLEERNGELRMQVADNGRGITEDEINSPHAFGLLGIRERLYPLGGKAVFEGRPGQGTRATIYLPLNQPQRRGQKGDTT
- a CDS encoding PAS domain-containing protein, which produces MHIRLAYALPFFTAAAFILAVGMYTLSRRKARGAGYLTLLCLAASFWAATEGMLYFGFDVETDLFITGVQYVGIALCPPLALLFGFAVFGYERQISSKIPAILFGIAGLIVLVVWTNGFHQLFFLQHYKIETGPFPMLGLEHGILWWLTIGYHYTLMAILSLLLIRQVVMSSGFHRSQAGIMLSAVVIVWVVNAIYVSGNSPVPNMDIGPLAFSLVAVAMAWGFFRYSLLDILPVAKSEIFDGIGDPIMVVDEKDRLIDINPAAASKLAIDAVTAIGKRLDDLFDGTPLFHLDAKRIEPGVICLEMEREKHFIDLRISDLEDKKGKHIGRLIVLHDITARIMGEEAQKEHARLQGVVEMAGAVCHELNQPLMAITGYADLLVMKTPCDDPLYEKIEKIQDQVNKLSDITRKLMNITRYETKDYLHSRIIDIDKSSNPADPP
- a CDS encoding epoxide hydrolase 1, with amino-acid sequence MFEPQPFNVQIPETVIDDLKKRLALTRWPDEISGTGWRYGANLAYLQELAEYWQNEYDWRTHEKILNGFRQFTVTIEDITLHYIHQEGVGPDPLPLLISHGWPGSVWEFTKIIGPLTDPARFGGDPGDAFTVVAPSLPGYGFSHTPGQRRLTIEEMADLFARLMGDVLGYSRFAAQGGDWGSFVTARLGYAHPEKLAGIHLNMLPLSPHPADRTTLSDAEADFLKEGERFRKEETGYQWIQGTKPQTLAYGLCDSPVGIAAWIAEKFHTWTDCGGNLESRITKDDLLTNVMIYWVSNTINSSFYPYYQLLHRPWRLGRGEKITVPAAFAAFPAEILRPPREWVERLFNVKRWTPMPAGGHFAALEEPERLVDDIRAFFRELR
- a CDS encoding response regulator transcription factor — protein: MINVVITDDHPVVRAGLKQIIMEEPDIAVAGEASNGIELLNLIRHHDYDVILLDLTMPGMDGLDVLKQLKIERPQLPVVILTIHPESQYALRILKAGASGYLTKSSADEELIRAIRKVHRGGKYISPSLAEKIAFALDDNTNQSPHETLSDREYQVLCLIGSGKTVTQVADSLALSVKTVSTYRARILEKMHMENNAELIHYAVQNDLVE